The following proteins are co-located in the Flectobacillus major DSM 103 genome:
- a CDS encoding DUF6089 family protein, with translation MKKKVVLLVVIALLTSIAQESLGQFSFSNLFGGKNQTRKRKTFEPYSSVSLGIGTSSYYGELSPYNRFIQSTINGMRWNAAFNFTRQLSPQFGLRFGLTWARISGDDNYMDGVSGYEANFMRNLHFRNDIKELSIVGQYDFVPTLKGSPRRASIAPYIFGGIAVFAHDPVAKPETPLYPDEWVRLQPLHTEGQGLPGYTAQPYSLISVAVPLGIGVRYKLNHNFDIGLELGYRFSFTDYLDDVGGNYAATADLAAQSPLSAAMGNRTLERIAARTGKDRTAGVIQYLTNIGIYDPNNPVDPFTSSFIVPGFDGNGDNKRGSSKYKDSYMLTTVKLIYYIPAKIKCPPLR, from the coding sequence CCTCCATTGCACAGGAAAGTTTAGGACAATTTAGTTTTTCTAACCTTTTTGGAGGAAAGAATCAAACCCGCAAACGTAAAACGTTTGAACCTTATTCATCTGTAAGTTTAGGAATTGGTACTTCAAGTTATTACGGCGAGCTTTCTCCTTATAATAGATTTATTCAGTCGACTATTAATGGTATGCGTTGGAATGCGGCCTTTAATTTCACTCGCCAGCTTTCGCCTCAGTTTGGATTAAGATTTGGCCTTACTTGGGCTAGAATTTCGGGCGATGATAATTATATGGATGGGGTGTCGGGTTATGAAGCAAATTTTATGCGAAACCTCCATTTTCGAAATGACATCAAAGAACTTTCGATCGTAGGGCAATACGATTTTGTGCCTACCCTCAAAGGTTCTCCAAGAAGAGCATCGATTGCACCCTATATTTTTGGGGGAATTGCCGTATTTGCCCACGACCCAGTGGCCAAGCCCGAAACCCCACTGTATCCAGACGAATGGGTACGTTTGCAACCATTACATACCGAAGGACAAGGTTTGCCAGGTTATACGGCTCAGCCTTATTCACTTATCAGTGTAGCTGTTCCTTTGGGTATAGGGGTTCGTTATAAATTAAATCATAATTTTGATATTGGCTTAGAACTGGGGTATCGCTTCTCATTTACCGATTACCTCGACGATGTTGGGGGCAACTATGCTGCTACAGCCGACCTTGCCGCTCAAAGCCCATTATCGGCAGCTATGGGTAACCGAACCCTCGAACGCATTGCCGCACGTACTGGAAAAGACCGTACTGCAGGTGTAATTCAATATTTAACCAATATTGGTATTTACGACCCCAACAACCCTGTTGACCCATTTACCAGTTCTTTTATAGTGCCAGGGTTTGATGGCAACGGCGATAATAAGCGTGGAAGCTCAAAATATAAAGATTCTTATATGCTAACAACCGTAAAATTGATTTACTATATTCCAGCAAAAATAAAATGTCCTCCATTGCGTTAA
- the porG gene encoding type IX secretion system protein PorG — protein MIKSKKVQIALWILLGSIQCTLAQKIEIGGGLGAMNYKGDISPDLHPSFAKLGGHILFRYNLKNDVSFRASALIGSIYGDDKEVSDPFNQLRGKTFQTTINELSLVTEYNFLNYKYNRYHKDWSPYVFGGIGFMKFSPRDNPVSDYKQNQIVLPFGVGIKYNVRGPWDINLEFGTRKTFTDYLDNLGGDDPDLPKNLQNDYSKNDMYYYTSISITYKFIKIYCPK, from the coding sequence ATGATTAAAAGTAAGAAAGTACAAATTGCTTTATGGATTTTGTTAGGTAGTATTCAATGTACTTTAGCCCAAAAAATTGAAATAGGTGGGGGGCTAGGAGCAATGAACTATAAAGGCGATATTTCGCCCGATTTACATCCTAGCTTTGCTAAGCTAGGAGGGCATATTCTATTTAGATACAACCTCAAAAACGATGTGTCTTTTAGAGCAAGTGCTTTGATTGGTTCTATTTATGGTGACGACAAAGAGGTTAGCGACCCTTTTAATCAGTTGAGAGGCAAGACTTTTCAAACCACTATCAACGAATTGAGCCTAGTAACAGAGTATAACTTTCTGAATTACAAATATAATCGTTATCATAAAGATTGGTCTCCTTATGTTTTTGGAGGAATAGGCTTTATGAAGTTTTCGCCTCGTGACAACCCCGTTTCAGACTATAAACAAAATCAAATTGTATTACCTTTTGGTGTTGGGATTAAATACAATGTAAGGGGCCCTTGGGATATAAACCTAGAGTTTGGGACTCGAAAAACTTTTACGGATTACCTCGATAATCTAGGAGGCGACGATCCAGATCTTCCTAAAAATCTTCAAAATGACTATTCAAAAAATGACATGTATTATTATACAAGTATTTCGATAACATATAAGTTTATTAAAATATACTGTCCAAAATAA
- a CDS encoding isoprenyl transferase — translation MKEQLDRNNLPKHIAVIMDGNGRWAKQKGFTDRIFGHRNALKAVKEVIEGSGEIGVQYLTLYAFSTENWNRPKAEVDALMMLLVKTIKDELPTMHKNNVRLDTIGDIHNLPEYSQKELLSAIDDTKNNTGLTVILALSYSGKWDIVNATKKIAEQVKAGTLAIEDINESLFEISLDTKGIPNPDLMIRTGGDHRISNFMLWQLAYAELYIFENLFWPDFRREHLFEAIKDYQVRERRFGRTSEQVKMM, via the coding sequence GTGAAAGAACAATTAGACCGAAACAATCTACCAAAACACATAGCCGTTATCATGGACGGAAACGGACGTTGGGCCAAGCAAAAAGGCTTTACGGATAGAATTTTTGGCCATCGTAATGCACTCAAAGCAGTTAAGGAGGTAATTGAGGGTAGTGGCGAAATAGGAGTGCAATATTTGACACTTTATGCTTTTTCAACCGAAAATTGGAACAGACCTAAAGCTGAAGTAGATGCTTTGATGATGCTTTTGGTAAAAACCATCAAAGATGAGTTGCCTACTATGCACAAAAACAATGTAAGGCTCGACACTATTGGCGATATTCATAATTTGCCCGAATATTCTCAAAAAGAATTATTATCGGCTATTGATGATACCAAAAATAACACAGGCTTAACGGTGATTTTGGCATTAAGTTATAGCGGCAAATGGGATATTGTGAATGCTACCAAAAAAATAGCTGAACAAGTAAAAGCTGGAACATTGGCTATCGAAGATATCAACGAAAGCCTTTTTGAAATATCACTAGACACTAAGGGTATTCCTAATCCAGATTTGATGATTAGAACAGGAGGCGACCACCGTATCAGTAATTTTATGTTGTGGCAATTGGCTTATGCCGAATTATATATCTTTGAAAATCTCTTCTGGCCAGACTTCCGCCGTGAACATCTGTTTGAAGCCATCAAAGATTATCAGGTTCGTGAAAGAAGATTTGGCAGAACCTCTGAACAAGTAAAAATGATGTAG
- the bamA gene encoding outer membrane protein assembly factor BamA — MTNINYKMKKYTFLFCLSILSFLSQAQLRFGGLGRTQAAASTPELNYATPQEYEIAEITVSGSKFYDGNSMITLSGLRVGDKIKVPGDAISSAIKKLMDQGILEEVEVSATKMEGDKIWLNISLKERPRLFKLEYSGIRKGEQETLSDKIKTYKGKIITATVKKNIELAIKKHYQEKGFLNVGIKIAERTDSTRGNNATMKVFIKKGDKVKISKIVFGGVSEMKLSTLRRKLKGTKEKKFWRIFTPSKYVPKKFEEDKAKLLEYYNKKGYRDAQILSDSVIKDGESMVKIIFKIEEGKQYHYRNIYWEGNYIYSDSVLTELLGVKKGDIYNTEDLEKRLNGKPQEDVSSAYMDNGYLFYQCEPVETAVVGDSIDITFRITEGKQATINKVIVNGNTKTSDHVVMREIRTLPGQKFSKSAIIRTVRELSTIGYFNPEKITPNPIPKADGTVDIEYNVEEKPSDQIELSGGWGGYIGFVGTLGVTFNNFSAKNIGNLSSWKPLPSGDGQKLSVRFQANGVAYQNYSLSFTEPWLGGKKPNSFSVTLSRNISYPYKIQQYNYLSNPYGSSAYGYGYGYGYGYGLGTTTSNLTTAQQDSATNAQNNAHFNSTSLSFSLGKRLKWPDDYFSLSNSLSFSLIDIAGLGQSYYGYPPGKSVSIAFVTNLSRNSIDNPTFPRYGSSFSLTASLTPPYSLLGGKIDGGLIEYHKWMFDASWFTAITSKLVFHMRTHMGFLGSYNPNKPISVFERFDVGGSGMVTGYTIASRDIIGLRGYKDRVLGSQGTVPNGGVAYNKFVMELRYPVSLNPSATIFLLTFAEGGNNFANYQEYNPFKLYKSAGFGARIFMPAFGMIGIDYGWAFDKINGQTDFGRQAFTFSIGQQIR, encoded by the coding sequence ATGACTAACATAAACTATAAAATGAAGAAATATACCTTTCTATTTTGCTTATCCATTCTCTCGTTTTTATCACAGGCTCAGTTGAGGTTTGGGGGCTTAGGTCGAACCCAAGCTGCGGCATCAACGCCCGAGTTGAATTATGCAACTCCTCAAGAGTATGAAATTGCAGAAATTACAGTGTCTGGTTCAAAATTCTATGATGGCAATTCAATGATAACTTTATCTGGATTGCGTGTAGGCGACAAAATCAAAGTCCCAGGCGACGCTATTTCATCTGCTATCAAAAAATTGATGGACCAAGGTATCTTAGAAGAAGTCGAAGTGTCGGCAACTAAGATGGAAGGCGACAAGATTTGGCTTAATATTAGTTTGAAAGAACGCCCTCGCTTATTTAAGCTCGAATATAGCGGTATTCGTAAAGGCGAGCAAGAAACGCTTTCCGATAAAATCAAAACCTATAAAGGCAAGATTATTACGGCTACCGTAAAAAAGAATATTGAGCTAGCTATTAAAAAGCATTATCAAGAAAAAGGCTTTTTGAACGTTGGTATCAAAATAGCAGAACGTACCGACTCTACTCGTGGTAACAATGCCACAATGAAGGTATTTATCAAAAAAGGCGATAAAGTAAAAATCTCTAAGATTGTTTTTGGTGGTGTTTCTGAAATGAAATTGAGTACGCTTCGTCGCAAATTGAAAGGTACAAAGGAGAAAAAATTCTGGAGAATTTTTACACCATCTAAATATGTACCAAAGAAGTTTGAAGAAGATAAAGCTAAATTACTAGAATATTATAACAAAAAAGGATACCGTGATGCCCAGATTTTGTCTGATTCCGTTATCAAGGATGGCGAAAGTATGGTGAAAATTATCTTCAAAATAGAAGAAGGTAAACAGTATCACTACCGCAATATTTACTGGGAAGGTAACTATATCTATTCAGATTCGGTGCTTACCGAGTTGTTAGGTGTCAAAAAAGGAGATATCTATAATACAGAAGACCTCGAAAAACGCCTGAACGGTAAACCTCAAGAAGACGTTAGTTCGGCTTATATGGACAATGGATATTTGTTTTACCAATGCGAGCCAGTTGAAACTGCCGTAGTTGGCGATTCAATCGATATCACCTTCCGTATTACAGAAGGTAAGCAGGCGACAATCAACAAGGTAATTGTAAATGGTAATACCAAAACCTCTGACCACGTAGTAATGCGTGAGATTAGAACATTGCCAGGACAAAAATTTAGTAAATCGGCTATTATTCGTACCGTTCGTGAATTATCGACTATTGGGTACTTTAACCCCGAAAAAATTACGCCAAACCCTATTCCGAAGGCCGATGGTACTGTAGATATTGAATACAACGTAGAAGAAAAACCTTCAGACCAAATTGAATTATCTGGTGGTTGGGGTGGTTATATTGGTTTTGTAGGTACATTGGGGGTAACCTTTAACAACTTCTCGGCCAAAAATATTGGAAATCTTTCATCATGGAAACCTCTTCCTTCTGGAGATGGCCAAAAACTATCGGTAAGATTCCAAGCCAATGGTGTTGCTTATCAAAACTATTCGTTATCATTTACCGAGCCTTGGCTTGGTGGTAAAAAACCTAACTCATTCTCTGTAACATTGAGTCGTAATATTTCGTACCCATACAAAATTCAGCAATACAACTATTTGTCAAATCCTTATGGTAGTTCGGCGTATGGCTACGGCTACGGCTACGGCTACGGTTATGGTTTAGGAACAACAACCTCAAATCTTACAACGGCCCAGCAAGATAGTGCCACTAATGCTCAGAACAACGCTCACTTTAATAGTACTTCGTTGTCATTTAGCTTAGGAAAACGCTTGAAATGGCCAGATGATTATTTCTCATTGAGCAACTCATTGTCATTCTCATTGATTGATATTGCAGGTTTAGGACAAAGCTATTATGGTTACCCTCCAGGCAAATCGGTATCTATTGCTTTTGTAACCAACTTGTCAAGAAATAGTATCGACAACCCAACATTCCCTCGTTATGGGTCTAGTTTCTCATTAACGGCATCATTGACACCACCATATTCATTACTCGGTGGCAAAATAGACGGCGGTTTGATTGAGTATCATAAGTGGATGTTTGATGCAAGCTGGTTTACAGCTATCACCAGCAAATTGGTATTCCACATGCGTACTCACATGGGTTTCTTGGGTAGTTATAATCCAAACAAGCCTATTTCAGTATTTGAGCGTTTTGATGTTGGGGGGTCGGGCATGGTTACGGGTTATACCATTGCTAGCCGCGATATTATCGGTTTGCGTGGTTATAAAGACCGTGTGTTAGGTTCGCAAGGTACAGTACCTAATGGTGGAGTTGCCTACAACAAGTTTGTAATGGAGTTGCGTTACCCTGTTTCGCTCAACCCATCTGCAACAATTTTCTTGTTGACATTTGCCGAAGGCGGAAACAACTTTGCTAACTACCAAGAATATAACCCATTCAAATTATACAAATCGGCAGGTTTTGGTGCTAGAATCTTTATGCCAGCCTTTGGTATGATTGGTATCGACTATGGTTGGGCATTTGACAAAATCAATGGCCAGACAGATTTCGGTCGTCAAGCATTTACCTTCTCGATTGGCCAGCAGATTCGATAA
- a CDS encoding OmpH family outer membrane protein: MPEYQKAQEDIEKLTTKWVKEISDKNNEVTKLEKAFRAEEVLLTEEMKQQRLKAIADKEKEARELQNKVFGINGELFKKKQDIMRPILDEVAKAIEKIARQKRLDFIFDKSSDGLAMLYTNPTHDYTDYIMEELGISVEQLKEKEKEEQNASKDDTNNPAKTKSNKKNN, translated from the coding sequence ATGCCAGAATATCAAAAAGCCCAAGAGGATATAGAGAAATTAACAACCAAGTGGGTGAAAGAAATTTCTGATAAAAATAATGAAGTAACTAAGTTGGAAAAAGCTTTTCGTGCCGAAGAAGTTTTGTTGACCGAAGAAATGAAACAACAACGCTTGAAGGCTATTGCAGATAAGGAAAAAGAAGCACGTGAATTACAAAATAAAGTTTTTGGTATAAATGGTGAGCTTTTTAAAAAGAAACAAGATATAATGCGTCCTATCTTGGATGAAGTGGCTAAAGCAATTGAAAAAATAGCTCGTCAGAAAAGACTCGACTTTATATTTGATAAATCCTCGGATGGTTTAGCCATGCTTTATACAAATCCTACACATGATTATACAGATTATATTATGGAAGAGCTGGGTATTTCGGTGGAGCAATTGAAAGAGAAAGAAAAAGAAGAACAAAATGCTAGTAAGGACGACACCAATAATCCTGCTAAAACCAAATCAAACAAAAAGAATAATTAA
- a CDS encoding OmpH family outer membrane protein, producing the protein MKHKFLIALFAIVALATSNVNAQQKIGYISLDYILNQLPEAKQVETELKTTQTQYENLLQGKVKDFQTKLADYEKNLSGMADVIRTDKEKELQNLQAQIEEFRQSSATSLQKKQAQLLQPLLKKIEDNMHAVAKENAYAFVFNYDAGQGTTPIVLHAPDDANISDLVLKKMGVTPKPVTAAPAPAPATAPKK; encoded by the coding sequence ATGAAACACAAATTTTTGATTGCCTTGTTTGCTATTGTTGCATTGGCAACGTCTAACGTAAATGCTCAACAAAAAATCGGTTATATTAGCTTAGACTATATCTTGAACCAATTGCCTGAAGCAAAACAAGTTGAAACTGAATTGAAAACTACTCAAACTCAATACGAAAACTTGTTGCAAGGTAAAGTAAAAGATTTCCAAACTAAATTGGCTGATTACGAGAAAAACTTATCTGGTATGGCTGATGTGATCAGAACTGATAAGGAAAAAGAATTACAAAACTTGCAAGCTCAAATCGAAGAGTTCCGTCAAAGTTCAGCTACTTCTTTGCAGAAAAAACAAGCTCAATTGTTACAACCTTTGTTGAAGAAAATTGAAGACAATATGCACGCTGTAGCAAAAGAAAATGCTTATGCTTTTGTTTTCAATTACGATGCAGGACAGGGTACAACGCCTATCGTATTGCATGCTCCAGACGATGCTAACATTTCTGATTTAGTATTGAAGAAAATGGGTGTTACGCCTAAGCCAGTAACTGCAGCTCCTGCTCCAGCTCCTGCAACGGCTCCAAAAAAATAA
- a CDS encoding SGNH/GDSL hydrolase family protein has translation MEKLWPNHASKILFLGDSLLAQENWAIWLGRTDISNHAFGGAITQQIRWNIERGGWPPQTQICVLNGGINDLFSGVPVHRIVQNYEVILQSAQQHGVTIILNSCIFTTFDKQLNKDIELLNRQLEQLVHQYNFAYCPINEALKDNMLLPKDYSTDGVHLKASAYTVWTKLLQEKIKTLDK, from the coding sequence ATGGAAAAACTCTGGCCTAATCATGCTAGCAAAATATTGTTTTTGGGCGACTCGTTACTTGCTCAAGAAAACTGGGCTATATGGCTTGGCCGAACAGATATTAGCAATCATGCTTTTGGTGGAGCTATTACACAGCAAATCAGGTGGAATATAGAGCGTGGAGGATGGCCTCCGCAAACGCAAATATGTGTTTTGAATGGAGGTATCAATGATTTGTTTTCTGGCGTTCCTGTACACCGAATTGTTCAAAACTACGAGGTAATACTACAGAGTGCTCAACAGCATGGTGTAACCATTATTCTGAACTCATGTATTTTTACCACTTTCGACAAACAGCTAAACAAGGATATAGAATTGCTGAATAGGCAACTTGAGCAGCTAGTACATCAATACAATTTTGCATACTGTCCTATCAATGAGGCCCTCAAAGATAATATGCTATTACCCAAAGATTATTCTACCGATGGGGTTCATCTCAAAGCATCGGCTTATACTGTGTGGACAAAGCTTTTGCAGGAAAAAATAAAAACCCTAGATAAGTAA
- a CDS encoding methyltransferase family protein — MQSEIIIGLSWLSYGLIHSVLASNAAKNLLKASLGRFFGSYRLLYNILATILLIPILYIQITTPSEFVLPPSSINYILGGLMIGSGIYLVVVAIRQYNTKQFLGLEPTTSTSLQTDGLMAVVRHPIYLGILVVVWGCFGVQGTISNLVMVLAITLYVRIGVYFEEKKLVEEYGAAYRKYQKEVPMLIPKL; from the coding sequence ATGCAATCAGAAATCATCATTGGCTTATCTTGGCTTAGTTATGGGCTTATCCATAGTGTTCTGGCTTCTAATGCAGCTAAAAATCTTCTTAAAGCTAGTTTAGGAAGATTTTTCGGTTCTTATAGGCTTCTTTATAATATTCTGGCCACCATTCTTCTTATTCCTATTCTGTATATCCAGATTACCACACCTTCCGAGTTTGTCTTACCCCCTAGTTCGATAAACTATATTCTGGGTGGGTTAATGATAGGTTCTGGTATTTATTTGGTAGTAGTAGCTATCAGACAATATAATACCAAACAGTTTTTAGGACTTGAACCTACCACCAGTACGTCACTCCAAACCGATGGCCTTATGGCTGTTGTTCGTCACCCTATTTATTTAGGTATATTAGTGGTTGTTTGGGGTTGTTTTGGCGTACAAGGTACTATAAGCAACCTTGTGATGGTACTTGCGATTACGTTATATGTTCGTATAGGAGTTTATTTTGAAGAAAAAAAGTTGGTAGAAGAATACGGGGCTGCTTATCGAAAATACCAAAAGGAAGTGCCTATGTTAATTCCAAAACTTTAG
- a CDS encoding lipoprotein signal peptidase produces the protein MFRSPYKYFGLTLLLIVIDQIIKLAVHYFMKYEGNEVPLLGEWFKLHYVLNRGMAFGITLDFIPKGYGKIVLSLFRIFAMFGIGYYLTKLASKKAHEGLLWSIAAILGGAIGNVIDSTFYGVFLNNAPLNSPTPWFHGQVIDMFFFDPYQGWIPEWVPIWGGSWYSTPIFNFADASIFCGVVAILVWQNTFFATLDTPVTAPTDTNNTPQVSDIDTTNEDKIDTIETNQ, from the coding sequence ATGTTTCGTTCTCCTTACAAATATTTCGGGTTAACCTTATTACTCATCGTAATCGACCAGATAATCAAGTTGGCTGTACACTATTTCATGAAGTATGAAGGCAATGAGGTGCCGTTGTTGGGCGAGTGGTTCAAGCTACACTATGTACTTAATAGAGGCATGGCATTTGGTATTACACTCGATTTTATTCCGAAAGGATACGGTAAAATTGTACTGAGTTTATTCAGAATATTTGCCATGTTTGGCATTGGCTATTACTTGACCAAACTAGCTAGTAAAAAGGCTCATGAGGGCTTACTTTGGAGTATCGCCGCTATTTTGGGGGGTGCTATCGGTAATGTTATCGACAGTACTTTTTATGGTGTTTTCTTAAACAATGCTCCTCTAAATTCGCCAACACCTTGGTTTCATGGCCAAGTAATTGATATGTTCTTTTTCGACCCTTATCAAGGTTGGATTCCTGAATGGGTTCCTATTTGGGGTGGCAGTTGGTATTCTACTCCCATTTTCAATTTTGCCGATGCTTCTATTTTTTGTGGTGTTGTAGCTATTTTAGTTTGGCAAAATACATTTTTTGCTACATTGGATACTCCTGTCACAGCACCTACAGATACCAACAATACTCCTCAAGTATCTGATATAGATACTACCAACGAAGACAAAATAGATACAATCGAAACGAACCAATAA
- a CDS encoding proline dehydrogenase family protein, translated as MPITQPIMKANKITFEDTSIAFSNKSNLQLRKMYLIFASMNQNWLVKLGTFFIKLFIFLHFPIKKLIKSTVFEQFCGGETLLECNKAIENLDKAHIGTILDYSVEGEDNESSFDKTREEIAKTIEKAHNNTAIPFAVFKVTGIGSADLLEKVQSELPLTQDESLAFERVHQRMYELCQLAASLKVRIFVDAEESWIQDTIDALTYDMMDKFNHDDCIVYNTFQMYRKDMFDNLKEATQEAQEKGYLLGVKLVRGAYMEKERQRAHEGNYCEPVHENKQNTDRDFNLALEFAVANRQAISICVGTHNEYSCKYLADLMQQYEISPTDKHFYFAQLLGMSDNISYNLANAGYNVAKYVPYGPVEAVMPYLFRRAAENTSVAGQASREFTLIKREMVRRKRAK; from the coding sequence ATGCCAATCACACAACCGATTATGAAGGCCAATAAAATAACATTTGAGGACACTTCTATCGCATTTTCCAACAAGTCTAACTTACAATTAAGGAAGATGTATTTAATCTTCGCAAGCATGAATCAGAATTGGCTTGTAAAGTTAGGAACTTTTTTTATCAAACTCTTCATTTTTCTTCATTTTCCTATTAAAAAGCTGATAAAATCTACGGTATTCGAACAGTTTTGTGGAGGTGAAACATTGCTTGAATGCAATAAAGCCATAGAAAATTTGGACAAAGCCCATATAGGCACAATTTTGGACTATTCCGTGGAGGGTGAAGACAATGAAAGTAGTTTTGATAAAACTAGAGAGGAAATTGCCAAAACCATAGAAAAAGCACACAACAATACGGCGATTCCATTTGCTGTATTCAAAGTAACAGGTATTGGAAGTGCCGATTTACTGGAAAAAGTACAAAGTGAACTCCCACTTACTCAAGATGAATCTTTGGCTTTTGAACGTGTTCACCAAAGAATGTATGAATTATGCCAATTGGCAGCTTCTTTAAAAGTTAGAATCTTTGTAGATGCCGAGGAGTCTTGGATTCAGGATACTATTGATGCACTCACCTACGACATGATGGATAAGTTTAACCATGATGATTGTATCGTTTACAATACTTTTCAGATGTACCGAAAAGATATGTTCGACAACCTGAAAGAGGCTACTCAAGAGGCTCAGGAAAAGGGGTATTTGCTTGGGGTAAAATTGGTTCGTGGTGCCTACATGGAAAAAGAACGCCAAAGAGCCCATGAAGGTAATTATTGTGAACCTGTACACGAAAACAAGCAAAATACAGATAGAGATTTTAACTTAGCTCTTGAATTTGCAGTTGCCAACCGACAAGCTATTTCGATTTGTGTTGGTACACACAACGAGTACAGCTGCAAGTATCTCGCAGATTTGATGCAACAATACGAAATCTCTCCTACCGATAAGCATTTCTATTTTGCTCAGTTATTGGGTATGTCCGACAACATTTCTTACAATTTGGCCAATGCTGGCTATAATGTAGCCAAGTATGTTCCGTATGGCCCTGTTGAAGCTGTAATGCCATATTTGTTCCGCCGTGCTGCCGAAAACACTTCGGTTGCAGGTCAGGCAAGTCGTGAGTTTACGCTCATTAAACGTGAAATGGTAAGAAGAAAACGAGCAAAATAA
- a CDS encoding chorismate mutase translates to MNANLDVVPMQEWINTDGKPLIIAGPCSAETEEQVLETANRIKAEGFAHIMRAGVWKPRTRPGSFEGMGEAALPWLVEAKKQTGLPLAVEVATPEHIELSLKYGVDVLWIGARTTVNPFNVQEIADALKGVDVPVLVKNPVNPDLALWVGAFERLQGAGIKKLGAIHRGFSNAQETKYRNSPMWQIAVEMKRLFPQLPMIGDPSHMAGKRSLLMELSQRILDLNYDGMIIETHRDPDKAWSDASQQLTPEALGEMLRELEVRKANYGVEFADELTALRAKIDNIDRELMEVLAARMAVVEKLGEYKRDNNVAVLQLDRWKQLHADRAKQASGLGLYAEFVEELFKLVHLESIRKQTEVMNSSLA, encoded by the coding sequence ATGAACGCAAATTTAGACGTAGTGCCGATGCAGGAATGGATTAATACTGACGGCAAGCCCTTAATTATTGCAGGTCCTTGTTCTGCTGAAACTGAAGAACAAGTGCTTGAAACCGCTAACCGAATCAAAGCTGAAGGTTTTGCACACATCATGCGTGCAGGTGTTTGGAAGCCTCGTACTCGTCCGGGTAGTTTTGAAGGTATGGGTGAAGCTGCTTTGCCATGGCTTGTTGAGGCTAAAAAGCAAACAGGTTTGCCTTTGGCCGTTGAGGTAGCTACTCCAGAACATATCGAGTTATCTTTAAAATATGGTGTTGATGTATTGTGGATTGGTGCAAGAACAACTGTAAACCCTTTCAATGTACAAGAAATTGCCGATGCTTTGAAAGGTGTTGACGTTCCTGTATTGGTGAAAAATCCCGTTAACCCAGATTTAGCCCTTTGGGTAGGTGCTTTTGAACGCTTGCAAGGTGCTGGTATCAAAAAATTAGGTGCTATTCACCGTGGTTTCTCAAATGCTCAAGAAACTAAATACCGCAACTCGCCAATGTGGCAGATTGCCGTAGAAATGAAACGTTTGTTCCCTCAATTACCAATGATTGGTGACCCGTCGCACATGGCTGGTAAACGCTCGTTGTTGATGGAGCTTTCTCAACGTATCCTCGACCTAAATTACGATGGTATGATTATTGAAACGCACCGCGACCCAGATAAAGCTTGGTCTGATGCTTCTCAACAATTAACACCTGAGGCTTTGGGCGAAATGTTGCGTGAACTAGAAGTTCGTAAAGCTAATTATGGCGTTGAATTTGCTGATGAGTTGACGGCTCTACGTGCTAAAATCGACAATATCGACCGTGAATTGATGGAGGTTTTGGCGGCTCGTATGGCAGTTGTTGAAAAACTAGGCGAATACAAACGTGATAACAATGTAGCTGTATTGCAACTTGACCGTTGGAAACAATTACACGCTGACCGTGCTAAACAAGCTTCTGGCCTAGGTTTATATGCCGAATTCGTAGAAGAATTGTTCAAGCTTGTTCACTTGGAATCTATCAGAAAACAAACTGAAGTAATGAACTCTTCATTGGCTTAG